Below is a window of Nostoc sp. KVJ3 DNA.
TGAGCGATCGCCTTTTGTTTTGCGTGAACAACGTTGTGGTTTACCGCAACGCTCTCAAAAAGATTTGGCGTAGCCTCATATTTCTGAATTTCAGTTATTTTCTAGCAAGAATTCACAGCACAAGGCTCTAGAGAAGGTATTGAGCGGCTGCGCTAATTGCAGTATGAGTGGATTTATTGAGTGATCTTGAGTATCTCCTCCAGCCGACTTTACCTGGCGTACCTTGTGCTATACGACGGGGGGTTCTTGTTTCTCAAATCTATGTTTTGTGTTATCAAATCTGGGTTTGGGGTTGAGCGCTTCTTTGTTTTTCAAAAGAGGCATCGCGCTCGTCTCCTCTCTTATGATTACTATATTACTACGCTCACCAGTGATTGTCAAGTAGTTTTTTACTGGTGAGCGTAGTAGACAAATCTCTTAGCTGTTGTAATCTATGTTCCAAATAAGTGAAGTGATATCCCCATCTAAAGCAGCACAAAGTTTCTCTAGAATTTCTGTACTAACAGTCATCTGAGTTGGTTTCTTTGGTTTGTTAATAAAGACATGAGGAGTCTCTAGCTGCTGAATATAAGCCACAGAAACTCCCACAGCATCAGATAGCTTTTGTCTACTATATCCAGCTTTCTCTCTAAGCTCCCTGAGTTTTTGGGCATTTTCTTCATTCCACCTAAACGCAGCGATGGGTGTTACATCTACTGTGATATTCATTTTTACTTTAATTTTATTTTCACTGCGCTCGCCAGTTGACATGATAATATTATTAATATACTGGTGTCAACCATAAGGCTACACCAAGCAAAGGTGAAAGCGATCGCTT
It encodes the following:
- a CDS encoding helix-turn-helix domain-containing protein, with translation MSTGERSENKIKVKMNITVDVTPIAAFRWNEENAQKLRELREKAGYSRQKLSDAVGVSVAYIQQLETPHVFINKPKKPTQMTVSTEILEKLCAALDGDITSLIWNIDYNS